A region of Microcoleus sp. bin38.metabat.b11b12b14.051 DNA encodes the following proteins:
- the dps gene encoding DNA starvation/stationary phase protection protein Dps yields MTANNHKQHLYPTRIDMSVATRTQVVGMLNATLATTLDLKTQVKQAHWNVKGMDFYQLHLLFDEMAGELEEYIDLVAERVTALGGLAVGTARTAAADSILPEFPFDILDGKEYVTALADRYAPYAQHLRFAIDKAAELGDADTADLYTEISRAIDKRLWFLEAHLQGSATTATAVAQKVAVK; encoded by the coding sequence ATGACTGCTAACAACCACAAACAACACCTGTACCCAACTCGCATCGATATGTCAGTGGCCACCCGCACTCAAGTAGTAGGGATGCTCAACGCCACGCTGGCAACGACTCTAGACTTAAAAACCCAAGTCAAGCAAGCTCACTGGAACGTTAAAGGCATGGACTTCTATCAGTTGCACTTGCTGTTTGATGAAATGGCCGGAGAACTTGAAGAATACATCGATTTGGTTGCCGAGCGAGTCACTGCTTTGGGCGGTTTGGCTGTCGGAACAGCCCGCACGGCAGCAGCAGATTCGATCTTGCCAGAATTTCCGTTCGATATTTTAGACGGCAAAGAATACGTGACTGCTTTGGCCGATCGCTACGCGCCCTACGCCCAACACCTGCGCTTCGCCATCGACAAAGCAGCGGAACTCGGCGACGCTGATACAGCCGACTTGTACACCGAAATCTCCCGGGCAATTGACAAGCGTTTGTGGTTCCTAGAAGCGCATTTGCAAGGCTCTGCGACAACTGCAACCGCCGTCGCCCAGAAAGTTGCCGTCAAATAG
- a CDS encoding helix-turn-helix domain-containing protein, whose translation MYVFQAPDSLGSRICPFLNLDDFFVAAPIPDYAPQLQRLMQQAGMSSDRELSQKAGVPEIHLSRLRRGLALKTRADILLKISQGLNISLTQLLATLAPDFVEPEEAVPTALEQEYQRLQASIEQQRVSLMQEFQLSSLQILESWMLQWPTAALKAQENHNLRAQKLLPLLRPVEQLLEHWGVESIAPVGAELPYNPQQHQLIEGTAESGQLVKVRYTGYKQGEKLLYRAKVSLV comes from the coding sequence ATGTATGTGTTTCAGGCTCCTGACAGTTTAGGATCGAGAATATGTCCATTTTTGAATTTGGATGACTTTTTCGTGGCAGCTCCTATTCCAGATTATGCTCCTCAACTGCAACGCCTGATGCAACAGGCAGGGATGTCGAGCGATCGAGAACTCAGTCAAAAAGCAGGAGTTCCCGAAATTCATCTCAGCCGCCTGCGTCGCGGCTTAGCTTTGAAAACCCGAGCCGACATCCTGCTCAAAATCAGTCAAGGTTTGAATATTTCCTTAACCCAACTGCTGGCAACTTTGGCGCCTGACTTTGTAGAGCCAGAAGAGGCAGTACCCACAGCCTTAGAACAAGAATATCAGCGGCTGCAAGCTTCGATCGAACAGCAGCGAGTATCTTTGATGCAAGAATTCCAACTCTCTAGCCTGCAAATTTTAGAATCTTGGATGTTGCAGTGGCCGACTGCTGCTTTGAAAGCTCAGGAAAATCACAACTTGCGAGCGCAGAAACTGCTGCCGTTACTGCGCCCCGTCGAGCAGTTATTGGAGCATTGGGGAGTAGAGTCGATCGCCCCAGTGGGAGCCGAGCTTCCTTACAACCCGCAACAGCACCAGCTCATCGAAGGCACAGCCGAGTCCGGACAACTTGTGAAAGTCCGCTACACAGGCTACAAACAAGGCGAAAAACTACTCTACCGCGCCAAAGTTAGCTTGGTTTAA
- a CDS encoding STAS domain-containing protein produces MSPVVKIIQPSGILDGTKASQFRQEISDLVEAGADVVLIDFQDVTFMDSSGLGALVLALKTVRAAGSQLVVCSINEQIRILFELTSMDRVFEIFPTRDAFNSKILSAN; encoded by the coding sequence ATGAGTCCTGTAGTTAAAATTATTCAACCCTCTGGCATTTTAGACGGCACCAAAGCAAGTCAATTTCGCCAAGAAATTAGCGACCTCGTGGAAGCGGGAGCCGATGTGGTATTGATAGACTTCCAAGATGTGACATTTATGGATAGTTCTGGTTTGGGCGCTTTGGTTTTGGCCCTCAAAACAGTCCGTGCCGCTGGGAGTCAATTAGTCGTCTGTTCTATCAACGAGCAAATCCGCATCTTATTTGAACTCACCAGCATGGATCGAGTTTTCGAGATATTTCCTACCCGGGATGCTTTTAATAGCAAAATTCTGTCAGCTAACTAA
- a CDS encoding SpoIIE family protein phosphatase, which yields MFQILVIDDDTAVQELLRRTLKKQGYEVAVASNGEDGVAQAQKMRPALIICDWIMPRLTGIDVCRRVKADPELSTTQFFLLTSLGSIADRVKGLDAGADDFISKPIELNELQARVRAGLRLHQLSRDLKIAKQSLEAELAEAAEYVQSLLPDPMTEPVSIEAKFIPSRQLGGDCFDYNWLDSDYLAIYLLDVAGHGLRAALPSVAVLNLLRSRALPNIDYYKPSDVLRALNTTFQMSYQNDKYFTIWYGVYNRISRQLVYASAGHPPAVLISQSPASTTKIQRLKTPGMPVGMFPDAPYVDNCCDVEDLSTLYIFSDGVYEIHQPDGNIWGLDPFVDLLAAYNGGTADQLEMVLNYIQTLNAKAVFDDDWSLLKVNFG from the coding sequence ATGTTTCAAATTCTGGTTATTGACGATGATACTGCCGTTCAAGAGCTGCTGAGAAGAACCCTGAAAAAACAGGGTTACGAAGTGGCAGTAGCAAGTAATGGCGAAGACGGTGTGGCCCAAGCGCAAAAAATGCGTCCGGCCTTGATAATTTGCGATTGGATCATGCCGCGTTTGACCGGCATTGATGTTTGCCGTCGAGTGAAGGCAGATCCCGAACTGTCAACTACGCAATTCTTTTTATTGACTTCTTTGGGTTCGATCGCCGATAGAGTCAAAGGGCTCGACGCAGGTGCCGACGATTTTATCTCCAAGCCGATCGAACTCAACGAATTGCAAGCGAGAGTACGTGCCGGATTGCGCCTGCACCAACTCAGCCGAGATTTAAAAATTGCCAAGCAAAGTTTAGAAGCAGAGTTAGCTGAAGCGGCGGAGTACGTGCAATCGCTGCTGCCAGATCCGATGACGGAACCTGTCAGCATCGAAGCAAAATTCATTCCCTCCCGGCAGTTGGGCGGAGATTGCTTTGACTACAACTGGCTCGATAGCGATTATTTGGCGATTTACTTGCTCGATGTGGCCGGTCACGGTTTGCGGGCGGCGCTGCCTTCGGTGGCCGTGCTCAATTTGCTGCGATCGCGCGCTTTGCCCAACATTGACTACTACAAACCCAGCGACGTTTTGCGCGCCCTCAACACCACCTTCCAGATGAGCTACCAGAATGACAAGTATTTCACCATCTGGTATGGCGTTTACAACCGCATTTCTCGCCAGCTCGTTTATGCCAGTGCCGGCCATCCGCCGGCCGTGTTGATTTCGCAGTCGCCTGCTTCCACTACCAAAATCCAGCGATTAAAAACCCCCGGAATGCCAGTCGGGATGTTCCCCGACGCCCCCTATGTCGATAATTGCTGCGATGTCGAGGATTTAAGCACTCTCTACATCTTTAGCGACGGGGTATACGAGATTCACCAACCTGACGGCAATATCTGGGGGCTTGACCCTTTCGTCGATTTGCTAGCAGCTTACAACGGTGGGACCGCCGACCAGCTAGAAATGGTGTTGAACTACATTCAAACGTTGAACGCCAAAGCAGTTTTTGATGATGATTGGTCTTTACTCAAGGTAAACTTTGGCTAG
- a CDS encoding aminotransferase class V-fold PLP-dependent enzyme yields MNKDNHRQQFPALANKAYFNYGGQGPLPEPALEAIYGAYKRVQLGGPFSGEVGAWVVQEAMLTRRAIASELAVPAETIALTEDVTVGCNIALWGIDWQAGDRLLLSDCEHPGIVASVMELQRRFNIEVDVCPLAATLNEGSPVQVIADSLQPNTRLLVISHILWNTGQVLPLAEIVKVCHEGYEPPLTPPWQGGGQEGGEEGFSVHNRKVRVLVDAAQSVGVLPLNLIESGVDFYAFTGHKWWCGPEGLGGLYVSAAALADLRPVFIGWRGIVTDSSAKVLGPKAGSQRYEIATSAYPLYSGLRSAIALQHEWGTIHQRYTEICRLSKYLWERLSEIPDVQCLRKCPPEAGLVSFRLINGIPHKQLVDLLEKQGIMVRTILSPDCVRACVHYLTTEAEINKLVEGVLTLSKRR; encoded by the coding sequence ATGAACAAGGACAATCACCGGCAACAATTCCCAGCTTTGGCCAATAAAGCTTATTTTAACTACGGCGGACAAGGGCCGCTGCCTGAACCTGCTTTAGAGGCGATTTATGGTGCTTACAAGCGGGTGCAGCTTGGGGGGCCGTTTTCGGGGGAGGTGGGGGCTTGGGTGGTGCAGGAGGCGATGCTAACGCGACGGGCGATCGCATCTGAGTTAGCTGTACCTGCTGAAACCATCGCCCTGACTGAGGATGTCACCGTCGGCTGCAATATTGCGCTGTGGGGCATTGACTGGCAAGCGGGCGATCGACTGCTGCTTTCTGATTGCGAACATCCGGGCATTGTAGCTAGTGTAATGGAACTACAGCGCCGTTTCAACATTGAGGTTGATGTTTGTCCGTTGGCGGCAACTTTGAACGAAGGATCTCCGGTTCAGGTAATTGCTGATAGTTTACAACCAAATACTCGGTTGTTGGTAATCAGTCATATTTTGTGGAATACTGGTCAAGTTTTGCCTCTGGCTGAGATTGTGAAAGTCTGTCATGAAGGTTATGAACCCCCCCTAACCCCCCCTTGGCAAGGGGGGGGACAAGAGGGAGGAGAAGAGGGTTTCTCCGTGCATAATCGCAAAGTTAGAGTATTAGTTGATGCGGCGCAATCTGTAGGGGTTTTGCCTTTAAATTTGATTGAGTCTGGGGTTGACTTTTATGCTTTTACTGGTCACAAATGGTGGTGCGGCCCGGAAGGTTTGGGCGGGCTTTATGTGAGTGCGGCGGCTTTGGCAGATTTGCGCCCGGTGTTTATCGGTTGGCGGGGAATTGTCACCGATTCTAGTGCTAAAGTGCTTGGCCCGAAGGCTGGATCTCAACGCTACGAAATTGCGACTTCTGCTTATCCTTTGTATTCTGGTTTGCGAAGTGCGATCGCCCTCCAGCACGAATGGGGTACAATTCACCAAAGGTATACAGAAATTTGTCGTTTGAGCAAGTATCTCTGGGAGCGTTTGTCGGAAATTCCAGATGTGCAGTGTTTGCGTAAATGTCCGCCGGAAGCGGGTTTAGTTTCGTTTCGATTGATAAATGGCATACCCCACAAGCAGCTAGTTGATTTATTGGAAAAACAGGGAATTATGGTAAGGACTATTCTCTCTCCTGACTGCGTGCGGGCTTGCGTCCACTATTTGACAACTGAGGCAGAAATCAATAAGTTAGTTGAGGGTGTTCTTACTCTAAGTAAAAGGAGATAG
- a CDS encoding TM0106 family RecB-like putative nuclease produces MLITDKLLLSYQRCNLRAFLDTCGDWKQLDPPSDFLLKLMRDSGTYQQQVLEHETYQQPSYRRGDWEAGAAATLSLMQQGVDRIYRGVLLQREFCQTNGAPASLLGIDSQYFPEFGEIPETPVQLSSSTLHSSNITLVSRPHLLIKQPGESKFGDWSYATADIWLSKRPKLDYQIIAAFHAQVLAHMQEKMPDNAWLMLRKKGFWQVNLAQRNPQMFEILNACIQMIENRDKPEVFISRQKCNLCGWHTICHAEAESIKHLSLLPGVTAGRYARLKSLEITDVESLANASFALLSEYPEFPDTVAFDVVRQAQSHLLNQPLLREEGRRKKEEGRREEVETRSEDEEEGRREEVEVNQIIIPEVAKNNLVIVKTEAVKTTENKSASPSKPGPILRSKPIPYCQSVFLPIAPIELYFDIEAEPEMNLDYMHGVLVVDRYNNTEKFHGFLAESAAEEGAIWEQFLELMWAYPIAPIFHFCDYEVKTFKRLAKLYQTPAYLWKPVLKRFVDIHKQVTQRAIMPVESYALKPIARWLGFDWRDAKANGAQCVCWYDDWLKTGDRSLLEAIVRYNEDDCRATYVVKDWLTNFLLSQKQ; encoded by the coding sequence ATGTTAATAACTGACAAACTACTACTTTCCTATCAGCGATGCAATCTCAGAGCATTTTTAGACACCTGCGGAGACTGGAAACAACTAGACCCCCCCAGCGACTTTTTACTAAAACTGATGCGCGACAGTGGGACGTATCAGCAGCAGGTTTTGGAACACGAAACTTACCAACAACCATCATATCGTAGAGGGGATTGGGAAGCTGGGGCGGCTGCCACATTAAGTTTAATGCAGCAAGGAGTCGATCGCATTTACCGAGGAGTGTTGCTCCAGCGCGAATTCTGCCAAACTAACGGGGCACCAGCTTCTCTCCTAGGAATTGACAGTCAATATTTCCCAGAATTTGGCGAAATTCCCGAAACTCCCGTGCAGCTTTCATCCTCCACCCTGCACTCTTCAAACATTACCCTTGTCAGTCGCCCCCATTTATTAATCAAACAGCCGGGAGAATCCAAATTTGGTGATTGGAGTTATGCGACTGCGGATATTTGGCTTAGCAAGCGACCAAAACTAGACTATCAAATTATTGCAGCTTTTCACGCCCAAGTATTAGCTCATATGCAGGAAAAAATGCCTGATAATGCGTGGCTGATGCTGCGCAAAAAAGGGTTTTGGCAAGTTAATCTTGCTCAAAGAAATCCTCAGATGTTCGAGATTTTAAACGCTTGCATCCAGATGATCGAAAACCGGGATAAACCAGAAGTGTTTATTTCCCGCCAAAAGTGCAATCTTTGCGGTTGGCACACCATTTGTCACGCCGAAGCCGAATCAATTAAACATCTTTCGCTATTGCCGGGAGTTACTGCCGGCCGTTATGCTAGACTAAAAAGTCTCGAAATTACCGACGTAGAATCTCTCGCTAATGCTAGTTTTGCATTGCTTAGCGAGTATCCAGAATTTCCCGATACCGTTGCTTTTGATGTGGTGCGACAAGCTCAATCTCATTTGTTAAATCAACCGCTGTTGCGAGAAGAAGGAAGAAGGAAGAAGGAAGAAGGAAGAAGGGAAGAGGTAGAAACCAGAAGCGAAGATGAAGAAGAAGGAAGAAGGGAAGAGGTAGAAGTTAATCAAATTATCATACCAGAAGTTGCAAAAAATAATTTAGTAATAGTTAAAACTGAGGCTGTCAAGACTACAGAAAATAAATCTGCTTCGCCTTCCAAGCCTGGGCCAATTCTCCGCAGCAAGCCAATTCCTTATTGTCAATCTGTCTTTTTGCCGATCGCCCCAATCGAACTCTACTTTGACATTGAAGCGGAACCGGAGATGAATTTAGATTATATGCACGGAGTCTTAGTTGTGGACAGGTATAACAACACTGAAAAATTCCACGGTTTTCTGGCAGAATCCGCTGCGGAGGAAGGTGCAATTTGGGAGCAATTTTTAGAATTAATGTGGGCTTATCCCATTGCTCCTATTTTCCACTTTTGTGACTACGAAGTCAAGACTTTTAAGCGACTGGCTAAACTTTATCAAACTCCAGCATATTTGTGGAAACCCGTGCTGAAACGGTTTGTCGATATTCACAAACAAGTTACGCAGCGGGCGATTATGCCGGTGGAAAGTTACGCGCTCAAACCCATCGCCCGCTGGCTGGGTTTTGACTGGCGCGATGCTAAGGCTAATGGTGCTCAGTGTGTCTGCTGGTACGATGATTGGCTCAAAACGGGCGATCGCTCGCTCTTAGAGGCGATCGTCCGATACAATGAGGACGACTGTCGTGCTACTTATGTTGTTAAAGATTGGTTGACTAATTTTTTGTTAAGTCAGAAACAGTGA